Proteins encoded together in one Anaerotignum propionicum DSM 1682 window:
- a CDS encoding PhzF family phenazine biosynthesis protein, which produces MIFYHVDVFSSKILSGNGLTVIFHEEDMSKDYMQAIAQEFKQFETIFLRQIEEKRFRARIFTVEEELDFAGHPILGAMAVIHEKLFAEERNITAVFELNNKSLQGESVKKEGYFQATMNQGTPAFLGTVEGESVNTFLQALNLTTDYLHPSLPMEVVSTGLPYLIVPLTSGLEKARISVGDFEEQLGKVQAKFVYLFDVDRMEGRTWDNGGASEDVATGSAAGPTGAYLYKWNIFNATDDITINQGGFVGRPSKIKVFADQSTGDIKVSGDVKIIAKGQLLI; this is translated from the coding sequence ATGATTTTTTATCATGTAGATGTATTTAGTTCTAAAATTCTTTCAGGGAATGGGTTGACCGTAATATTTCATGAAGAAGATATGTCCAAGGATTATATGCAGGCAATTGCACAGGAATTCAAGCAATTTGAGACTATTTTTCTCAGACAAATCGAAGAGAAGCGTTTTCGTGCCAGAATCTTCACTGTGGAAGAAGAATTGGATTTTGCCGGACATCCAATACTAGGAGCCATGGCAGTCATCCATGAAAAACTATTTGCAGAAGAACGAAATATAACCGCAGTTTTTGAGTTGAACAATAAATCATTGCAAGGGGAATCAGTAAAAAAGGAAGGCTATTTTCAGGCTACGATGAATCAAGGTACACCCGCATTCTTGGGTACTGTTGAGGGTGAATCGGTCAATACATTTTTGCAGGCACTGAATCTTACAACAGACTATCTTCATCCATCGCTTCCAATGGAGGTTGTTTCAACTGGATTACCCTATTTGATTGTTCCTCTTACTTCAGGGTTAGAAAAGGCAAGAATCAGTGTTGGAGACTTTGAGGAGCAGCTAGGAAAAGTTCAAGCAAAATTTGTTTATTTGTTCGATGTAGATAGAATGGAAGGTCGTACTTGGGATAACGGGGGGGCAAGCGAGGATGTAGCAACTGGCAGTGCAGCCGGTCCCACAGGAGCTTATCTATATAAATGGAATATTTTCAATGCAACAGATGATATAACAATTAATCAAGGTGGTTTCGTGGGAAGACCCAGCAAGATAAAGGTATTTGCTGATCAATCAACAGGTGATATTAAAGTATCTGGAGATGTTAAGATAATTGCGAAAGGACAACTATTAATTTAA
- a CDS encoding sporulation initiation factor Spo0A C-terminal domain-containing protein — protein MRNIFRKIAKENGLSVKAVKEEMQNALEYAYQNTTGDGITSARQNAVPRKNKIPTPEEFVKYTVNLVKGSK, from the coding sequence ATGCGTAATATTTTTAGAAAAATTGCAAAAGAAAATGGACTTAGCGTAAAAGCGGTAAAGGAAGAAATGCAAAATGCACTTGAATATGCTTATCAAAATACCACGGGTGATGGTATTACATCTGCAAGACAAAATGCTGTACCACGAAAAAATAAGATTCCCACCCCTGAAGAATTCGTAAAATATACTGTTAATTTGGTAAAAGGCAGTAAATAG
- a CDS encoding helix-turn-helix domain-containing protein — MEKAQLKEIGQRLRQKRTELNLTREEFAELADISPGFYGQIEVGTTQMSIDTLIKITTSMHLPMEYVLFGTGYSPSDCSPIIELLNNCTEREIKLAERLLKLYLLKVD; from the coding sequence ATGGAAAAAGCACAACTGAAAGAAATTGGGCAACGTTTAAGACAGAAACGCACTGAATTAAATTTAACACGTGAAGAATTTGCAGAACTTGCCGATATTTCGCCTGGTTTTTACGGACAAATTGAAGTAGGAACCACACAAATGTCTATTGATACATTAATAAAAATTACAACATCTATGCACCTTCCCATGGAATATGTTTTATTTGGAACGGGATATTCACCCTCGGATTGTTCACCTATTATTGAATTGCTCAATAACTGTACCGAAAGAGAAATAAAGTTAGCCGAGCGACTTTTAAAACTGTATTTACTGAAAGTTGATTAA
- a CDS encoding pyridoxamine 5'-phosphate oxidase family protein, whose translation MNEVLNFFNECGVFFVSTVDGDQPRVRPFSFAMEYEGKLCFATSNQKPVYTQLMNNPNVEISASSKDARWLRLSGKAVFCTSKESKQKALEVMPMLKSMYSPDDTIFEIFYLENAVANFYSLQGESKSISL comes from the coding sequence ATGAATGAAGTTTTGAATTTTTTCAATGAATGCGGAGTTTTTTTCGTTTCTACAGTTGACGGTGATCAACCCAGAGTTCGACCCTTCAGCTTTGCCATGGAGTACGAAGGGAAACTTTGTTTTGCTACAAGCAATCAAAAACCAGTATACACCCAGTTAATGAATAATCCAAATGTGGAAATTTCTGCTTCTTCAAAGGATGCAAGATGGCTGCGCCTAAGTGGCAAAGCTGTATTTTGCACTTCGAAGGAATCCAAACAAAAGGCTCTTGAAGTAATGCCCATGTTAAAATCAATGTACTCCCCAGATGATACTATTTTTGAAATCTTCTATCTTGAAAATGCAGTTGCAAATTTCTATTCTTTGCAAGGCGAATCTAAAAGTATTTCCCTTTAA
- a CDS encoding winged helix-turn-helix transcriptional regulator: MKDMIIFMGDNVFCPVTYSLSLIGGKWKLAIIWVLSQCGTLRFNELKKKTVGITNMMLTSSLKELEQDGLIERVQYNVMPPHVEYSLAEAGRKLLPVLDELAKWGAELAQEKMD; the protein is encoded by the coding sequence ATGAAAGATATGATTATTTTTATGGGCGATAATGTTTTTTGCCCCGTAACATATTCCTTAAGTTTGATCGGTGGAAAATGGAAGTTGGCAATCATTTGGGTATTATCACAATGTGGTACCCTTAGATTCAATGAGTTAAAAAAGAAGACCGTTGGAATCACTAACATGATGCTGACGAGTTCTCTTAAGGAACTGGAGCAAGATGGATTAATTGAAAGAGTACAGTATAATGTGATGCCCCCTCATGTTGAATATTCGTTAGCGGAAGCAGGGAGGAAACTTCTGCCGGTTCTTGATGAATTGGCAAAATGGGGTGCAGAATTGGCACAAGAAAAAATGGATTAA
- the spoIVA gene encoding stage IV sporulation protein A, translating into MEKFDIYKDISERTGGDIYIGVVGPVRTGKSTFIKRFMDLLVLPNIQNVHSRERAKDELPQSASGKTIMTTEPKFVPNEAVQITLGDNTDMRVRMIDCVGYLVPEAEGHMDGEIPRMVHTPWSENAMPFIEAAEMGTKKVITDHSTIGIVVTTDGSVTELSRENYIDAEERVIEELKEMGKPFVILLNTATPYGESTVILARDMEEKYGVPVIPVNVAQLKAEDIKTILERVLYQFPMREIRFYFPGWVETLEDDHWLKDSLIEGLKEVMEKADRLADVSSAIVALESKDFLKKVFSDRMLPGEGAVDVALTFEDGLFYRILSETVDLPIENDYALISTIKMLSETKKEYDKISTALNDVKRKGYGVVTPVFEEISLEKPEVFKQGSRYGIKLKAKGESIHLIKADVETEVSPIIGNEEQSREFIDNLIADYETEPEKIWDLNIFGRTLSAMVSEGMQNKIYRMPEDAQFKMAETLQKIVNEGSGGLICIIL; encoded by the coding sequence ATGGAAAAATTTGATATTTATAAGGATATTTCAGAAAGGACAGGCGGAGATATTTATATTGGTGTAGTTGGCCCTGTGCGAACAGGAAAGTCTACATTTATCAAGCGGTTTATGGATTTGCTGGTGCTTCCCAACATTCAAAATGTTCATTCCAGAGAGCGGGCTAAAGATGAACTGCCTCAATCTGCATCAGGAAAAACCATTATGACAACGGAACCAAAGTTTGTGCCCAATGAAGCGGTGCAAATTACCCTTGGAGATAATACGGATATGCGGGTACGCATGATTGATTGTGTTGGTTATTTGGTTCCGGAAGCAGAGGGACATATGGATGGAGAAATTCCCCGTATGGTACATACACCTTGGTCAGAAAATGCCATGCCCTTTATAGAAGCGGCAGAAATGGGAACAAAGAAAGTAATTACTGACCATTCTACCATTGGCATTGTGGTTACAACAGATGGCTCGGTAACGGAATTATCTAGGGAGAACTATATTGATGCCGAGGAAAGAGTCATTGAAGAATTAAAAGAAATGGGGAAACCTTTCGTAATTCTACTGAACACGGCAACACCTTACGGAGAATCTACGGTCATATTGGCTCGAGATATGGAGGAAAAATATGGTGTTCCTGTTATTCCTGTAAACGTTGCTCAGCTAAAAGCGGAAGATATTAAGACTATTTTGGAGCGAGTATTATATCAATTTCCTATGCGTGAAATTCGTTTTTATTTCCCTGGATGGGTGGAGACGCTGGAGGATGATCATTGGTTGAAAGATTCCCTGATTGAGGGTTTAAAAGAGGTCATGGAAAAGGCTGATCGGTTGGCGGACGTTTCCAGTGCTATTGTAGCCTTAGAAAGCAAAGATTTCCTTAAAAAGGTTTTTTCCGATCGCATGTTGCCGGGAGAAGGTGCTGTGGATGTTGCACTGACCTTTGAGGATGGCTTATTCTATCGTATTTTAAGTGAAACCGTTGATTTACCTATTGAAAATGATTATGCTCTAATTTCTACCATTAAAATGCTTTCAGAAACCAAGAAAGAATATGATAAGATTTCTACGGCGTTGAATGATGTGAAGCGCAAAGGCTATGGTGTGGTTACCCCTGTGTTTGAAGAGATTTCCTTGGAGAAGCCAGAGGTATTCAAACAAGGAAGCCGCTATGGCATTAAGCTGAAAGCAAAAGGCGAATCTATCCACTTAATCAAAGCGGATGTGGAAACGGAGGTTTCACCCATTATCGGGAATGAGGAACAGTCCCGGGAGTTTATTGATAATTTGATTGCAGATTATGAAACTGAGCCTGAAAAGATTTGGGATTTGAATATTTTTGGACGCACGTTAAGTGCAATGGTGAGTGAGGGCATGCAAAACAAGATTTATCGTATGCCTGAGGACGCACAATTTAAAATGGCAGAAACCCTGCAAAAGATTGTAAACGAAGGAAGCGGCGGTTTGATTTGCATTATCCTTTAA